Below is a window of Deltaproteobacteria bacterium DNA.
GGCGGACGGGCCGAGCGCGACCAGGGCTTTTTCGAACTCATCCGCGGTTTCGAGCGGGATGTTGATCTGGAAATTCGGGTCGTTGGGCGGCGTGGTCGAACCGAGCAACGCCGGATTGAGTCGCTTGAGTTCGTCGTAGTCGTGACCGGTCTTCTGCGCCAGATCGGAAAGCCGCGCCACGCCGGAAAGCGCGACTTTTTTCACACGCATCGGCTCGCTGGGCTCGACGTAGAAGCCGTTGACCTCCGGATCGCGGGCGATGGTCGCCGCCGCCATGAACTTCGGCACGTAGTCCATCGTCTCGGCGGGCAGCGACAGATTCCAGTAGTTGCGGTCGCCGCCGGCATTCTGGATCGCCCGGGCGACGCACGCCTCGCCGCAGTTGTACGCGGCGAGCGACAGCGCCCAGTCGTCGAACATGTCGTAGAGAAACGCGAGATAGTCGGCCGCGGCGTAGGTCGCGCGGATCGGATCGCGGCGTTCATCGACCCACTCGTCGACGCGCATGCCGTAGCGCCGACCGGTGCTGGGGATGAACTGCCACAGGCCGCACGCGGCGGCCGGGGAGTATGCGTACGGAGAGAACCCCGACTCGATGATCGGCAGATACTTGAGATCCTCGGGCAGGCCGCGCTCGGCGAGCACCGACTCGATCATCTCGAAATAGGTGCCGGAGCGCTCCAGGTATTTCACCATCGATCCGCGACCGTTGGCGAGGTAGTAGTTCGTCCACTTCTCGACGCGCTCGTTGTACTGGATGTCGAGGTCACCTGCGCTCTTGATGTGCGGCAGGGTGATGCCGCGCAGCCGCGCGACGCGCACCAGCGCGACATTCACCTGCAGGAACGCCTGATCGAGTTGCTCCCGATGCTGCTCGCGGCCGTCTTCCTGAACGCGGTCGAGCAGAATGCGCAGCGCGATCCGGTACTGGTGATGCGCCTTGTCGTACTGCTGCTGGCGCAGGTACTGGTCGCCCTTGTGGAGCCGGCCGTGAACGGCGGCGATCGCCTCGGGCGCCGGCAACTCCTTTCGGGAGTCGTCTTCC
It encodes the following:
- a CDS encoding transglycosylase SLT domain-containing protein, whose product is MRRLPCPVARIVATCLLVVAFGAGCQFIKTAKDTPPVDELDETVPLPEEDDSRKELPAPEAIAAVHGRLHKGDQYLRQQQYDKAHHQYRIALRILLDRVQEDGREQHREQLDQAFLQVNVALVRVARLRGITLPHIKSAGDLDIQYNERVEKWTNYYLANGRGSMVKYLERSGTYFEMIESVLAERGLPEDLKYLPIIESGFSPYAYSPAAACGLWQFIPSTGRRYGMRVDEWVDERRDPIRATYAAADYLAFLYDMFDDWALSLAAYNCGEACVARAIQNAGGDRNYWNLSLPAETMDYVPKFMAAATIARDPEVNGFYVEPSEPMRVKKVALSGVARLSDLAQKTGHDYDELKRLNPALLGSTTPPNDPNFQINIPLETADEFEKALVALGPSAYLAPDEISKVSEPPKSQGGKGGKQKVVYYKVKKGDTLGGIAKKYKTSVAAIKRLNKIKGNTLKTGMKLKIVPGAKK